In Triticum urartu cultivar G1812 chromosome 6, Tu2.1, whole genome shotgun sequence, the following proteins share a genomic window:
- the LOC125512306 gene encoding myb family transcription factor MOF1-like — protein sequence MARKEAWRRSGLVRQYTRSSVPRMRWTAELESSFVGAVERLGGRDSAKVTPKRILELMDVSGLTISHVKSHLQMYRCTPHDNGKKGDGGAKIRSAFLPETRPQLGLKNRPFATDERGSEGLTFPPMKRAKAGTEVAASCKSMQGNSGMSVMIPGNRCCIDDYVQVQAMSMDRMRRSVNQGLRLRRRSAAAASLQELGPWVQGPEASKDSKPEAVRRLNHTTRQLPSMESYESGCFLFSSATSGEDEPAYLGGNGCSPSPCFAVEQRAVKDVSPWPSESSCVLSPSSRSFSDCSGPPGCSFAGQGISLELSLSMPGL from the exons atGGCGAGGAAGGAGGCATGGAGGAGGAGCGGCTTGGTGAGGCAGTACACCAGGTCCAGCGTGCCGAGGATGAGGTGGACGGCCGAGCTCGAGAGCAGCTTCGTGGGAGCCGTCGAGCGCCTCGGCGGCCGGGACAGCGCCA AGGTGACTCCGAAACGCATTCTCGAGCTGATGGATGTCTCAGGGCTCACCATATCCCACGTCAAGAGCCACCTTCAG ATGTACAGATGCACACCGCATGACAATGGAAAGAAAGGTGACGGAGGCGCCAAAATTCGTTCTGCCTTTCTTCCTG AGACGCGGCCACAACTCGGTCTCAAGAATCGCCCATTTGCCACGGACGAGCGAGGCTCCGAAGGACTCACATTCCCACCCATGAAAAG GGCCAAGGCAGGGACAGAGGTTGCAGCCTCATGCAAGAGCATGCAAGGGAACAGTGGTATGAGCGTGATGATTCCTGGCAACCGTTGCTGCATTGATGATTACGTGCAAGTGCAAGCAATGTCCATGGACAGGATGAGGAGGAGCGTGAACCAGGGCCTCCGACTCCGACGGCGCAGCGCTGCTGCTGCAAGCCTCCAGGAATTAGGACCCTGGGTGCAAGGCCCAGAGGCCTCTAAG GATAGCAAGCCGGAAGCAGTCCGTCGTCTGAACCATACGACGAGACAGTTACCTTCCATGGAGAGCTACGAGAGTGGGTGCTTCCTGTTCAGCAGTGCAACGAGCGGAGAAGATGAACCGGCTTACTTGGGGGGCAACGGATGCTCGCCGTCGCCCTGCTTCGCCGTGGAGCAGAGAGCCGTGAAAGATGTCTCCCCCTGGCCCAGCGAGAGCAGCTGCGTGCTCTCGCCGTCGTCCAGGAGCTTCAGCGACTGCTCGGGGCCTCCGGGCTGCAGCTTTGCTGGGCAGGGGATTAGCCTGGAACTCTCCCTGTCGATGCCTGGATTGTAG